The window GAGCACGTTGTGGGCCAAAAGCGCGGCCGCGAAGGCCAGGCAGGCCGCGCGCGGCTGGCCGAGGCTCGCGATCTCGCTGTGCAGCACGCGCTCCAGTCGCCCGAACAGCCCTTCGATGCTCCAGCGATGCTCACTCTGCGCGGATCATGCGGCCAGAACCATGCGGCGCTGGAGCAGATCGAGGCCCGCTCGCCCGCAGCTCTGGGGCTCGATGAGCTTGAGGCCGTCGATGTGGCCGCTGCTCCGGCTTCGGTCAGGGCGGCTCGGATCAGGGTGCCATCGCCGTCCGCCCGATCAGCGCAGCGTCCAGCCCTCCGTTTCGGGGACGAGGAGGGGGCGACCAGGGCGAAGGCGAAGGACGCCAGGGTGATCCCAAGCCCGGCCGGAGCCCGCCGGAGCCCGAGGCGAGCTGGCCGATGATGCTGGGGGCGAGGAAGCCGCCCACGCGCGCCCCGTCGTCGATCAGCCCCATGATGAAGCCGCGCGACCCTCTCCACCCACTGGTCCCCGGGCGCGTGGCGGGCGCGGGCCACCTCGGCCTTCCTGGTGGTCGGCATCCCGGTCGCCGACATGCTGGGCTCGCCCCTGTCCGGCTGGCTCCTGATCTTCGACGGGGCGCTGGGCCTCCATGGCTGGCCGTGGCTGTCCCTCATCGAGGGCCTGCCGGCCGTGCTGCTGGGCGTGGCGTGCCTGCTCATCCTGTCGGACGGGCCGAGGGATGCCGCCTGGCTGTCGGCGGGCGAGCGGGCCTGGCCGGCGGACCGGATCGCGGCCGAGCAGGAGCGATGGGCGGCGCGCCACGACGCCAAGCTGCGCTATGCCTTCTCGGGCCGGACGCTCGCCTTCGCGGCCGTGAATCGAATCTCTGTTCGATCGATTCGACTGCTCGAGCGCTGACGTATGACGCGAAATCCCCCGCTTCAGGCCGGCGAGTAGACCCTCAGGCTGTGGAAGCGCAGGCCGACGGGGTCGCCCACCCGCAGGCCGCCGGCGTCCGGCAGGTCGACCTCGACGCGGCGCGCCAGGCCCGCCACGCTCAGCTCCGCCCGCGCGCCCCGCGACGCCCAGAGCAGGGTCTCGACGCGGGCCGGCACGCCCTGGCCGGCCGGAACCAGCGCGGCGTCGCCGGGGCGCAGGAACTGGCGGGCCGCGCCGTCGGGCAGGCCGTCCGGCGCCGCGCCGATGTCGAAGCCGGCCAAGCGCACGCGGCCGCCCGCGACCGCGACGTCGAGGGCGGTCGGGTCGCCGACGAAGGAGGCCACGAAGGCGGTGCGCGGCGCGGCGTAGATGTCGGCGGGCCGGCCCACCTGCTCGATGCGGCCGGCGTTGAGGATGGCCACGCGGTCGGCCAGCTCCATCGCCTCGTCCTGGTCGTGCGTGACGAAGACCGTGGTCTGGCCCGTGCGCTCGTGGATCTCCCGCAGCCAGCGGCGCAGGTCCTTGCGCACGCGGGCGTCGAGCGCGCCGAAGGGCTCGTCCAGCAGGAGCACGCGGGGCTCGATGGCGAGCGCCCGCGCGAGCGCGACGCGCTGGCGCTGGCCGCCGCTGAGCTGCGCCGGGTAGCGCTTCTCCAGCCCCCCGAGCTGCACGAGGTCGATGAGCGACAGCACGCGCCGGCGGATGTCGTCGGAGGACGGCCGCCGGCGGCGCGGGCGCACGCGCAGCCCGTAGGCCACGTTGTCGAAGATCGTCATGTGGCGGAACAGGGCGTAGT is drawn from Lichenibacterium dinghuense and contains these coding sequences:
- a CDS encoding sulfate/molybdate ABC transporter ATP-binding protein, whose protein sequence is MSIAVRDLVKAYDGGAALRGVSLDVDRGELLALLGPSGSGKTTLLRVIAGLESHEEGSVAFDGASTAGLAVGERGVGFVFQHYALFRHMTIFDNVAYGLRVRPRRRRPSSDDIRRRVLSLIDLVQLGGLEKRYPAQLSGGQRQRVALARALAIEPRVLLLDEPFGALDARVRKDLRRWLREIHERTGQTTVFVTHDQDEAMELADRVAILNAGRIEQVGRPADIYAAPRTAFVASFVGDPTALDVAVAGGRVRLAGFDIGAAPDGLPDGAARQFLRPGDAALVPAGQGVPARVETLLWASRGARAELSVAGLARRVEVDLPDAGGLRVGDPVGLRFHSLRVYSPA